From uncultured Roseateles sp., the proteins below share one genomic window:
- the secA gene encoding preprotein translocase subunit SecA, protein MLPKLLTQIFGSRNDRLLKQYRRAVQQINALEPQYEQLDDEALKAKTVEFRQRIADGATVDDLLPEAFAVCREGSKRALKMRHFDVQLIGGMVLNSGKVAEMRTGEGKTLMATLPVYLNALTGKGVHVVTVNDYLAKRDAEWMGRLYSFLGLTVGVNMPQMSREDKQAAYRADVTYGTNNEFGFDYLRDNMVQDIADRVARGLSYAIVDEVDSILIDEARTPLIISGQAEDHTEMYVRINTVVPQLKKQIGELDLRTGEGVIEPGDFTVDEKSHQIYLTEAGHENAERILTEAGLLPEGASLYDPANISLMHHVYAALRANHIYHRDQHYVVQNGEVIIVDEFTGRLMTGRRWSDGLHQAVEAKEGVAIQSENQTLASITFQNYFRMYGKLSGMTGTADTEAYEFQEIYGLETVVIPPNKPTIRKDELDLVYKTDKEKFDAVIKDIRDCHERGQPVLVGTTSIENSELISGLLNKAKLPHQVLNAKQHAKEAEIVAQAGRPGVITIATNMAGRGTDIVLGGNVENQIKFLEADASVPEGDKAARIQKLKDEWQGLHDSVKAQGGLRIIATERHESRRIDNQLRGRSGRQGDPGSSRFYLSLDDPLMRIFAGDRVKAVMERLKMPEGEAIEAGIVSRSIEGAQRKVEARNFDIRKQLLEYDDVSNDQRKVIYQQRNDILEAGSLVAQIANLRESSLTDVVRTFVPKDSLEEQWDLPALERVLRDEWHVEVDLRAEVEKSNTITDDEIVEKVVKAGDELFNGKLEIVGVDQFTPFMRMVLLQSMDQHWRDHLAALDYLRQGIHLRGYAQKNPKQEYKREAFELFSQLLDVVKMEVTRMLMTVRIQSQEEVAKAAEAIEARAESISNVTYTHPNEDGSVSQEAEPARQVPMAGRNDPCPCGSGKKYKLCHGKLN, encoded by the coding sequence ATGTTGCCCAAGCTTCTGACCCAGATTTTCGGTAGCCGCAATGACCGTCTGCTCAAGCAGTACCGTCGTGCGGTCCAGCAGATCAATGCGCTGGAGCCTCAATACGAGCAGCTCGATGACGAGGCGCTCAAGGCCAAGACGGTGGAGTTCCGCCAGCGCATTGCCGACGGCGCGACCGTCGATGATCTGCTGCCTGAGGCCTTTGCCGTTTGCCGCGAAGGCAGCAAGCGGGCACTGAAGATGCGCCACTTCGACGTGCAGCTGATCGGCGGTATGGTGCTGAATTCCGGCAAGGTCGCCGAAATGCGCACCGGCGAGGGCAAGACCTTGATGGCCACGCTGCCGGTCTATCTGAATGCGCTGACGGGCAAGGGCGTGCATGTGGTCACGGTCAATGACTACCTGGCGAAGCGCGATGCCGAATGGATGGGGCGGCTGTACAGCTTCCTCGGTCTGACGGTCGGCGTGAACATGCCGCAGATGTCGCGCGAGGACAAGCAGGCTGCCTACCGCGCCGACGTGACTTACGGCACCAACAACGAATTCGGCTTCGACTATCTGCGCGACAACATGGTCCAGGACATTGCCGACCGCGTCGCCCGCGGCCTGTCCTACGCCATCGTTGACGAGGTGGACTCGATCCTGATCGACGAGGCCCGCACGCCGCTGATCATCAGCGGCCAGGCTGAAGACCACACCGAGATGTATGTGCGCATCAACACGGTGGTGCCACAGCTGAAGAAGCAGATCGGCGAGCTGGACCTGCGCACCGGCGAGGGCGTGATCGAGCCGGGTGACTTCACGGTGGACGAGAAGTCGCACCAGATCTATCTGACCGAAGCCGGCCACGAGAATGCCGAGCGCATCCTGACCGAAGCAGGCCTGCTGCCCGAAGGCGCCAGCCTCTACGACCCGGCCAATATCTCGCTGATGCACCATGTGTATGCAGCGCTGCGTGCCAATCACATCTATCACCGTGACCAGCACTATGTGGTGCAAAACGGTGAGGTCATCATCGTTGACGAGTTCACCGGCCGCCTGATGACAGGCCGCCGCTGGAGTGATGGCCTGCACCAGGCCGTTGAAGCGAAGGAAGGCGTGGCGATCCAGAGCGAGAACCAGACGCTGGCCTCGATCACTTTCCAGAACTACTTCCGCATGTACGGCAAGCTGTCCGGCATGACCGGCACGGCCGACACCGAGGCCTATGAGTTCCAGGAAATCTACGGTCTGGAGACCGTGGTCATCCCGCCGAACAAGCCGACCATCCGCAAGGACGAGCTGGACCTGGTCTACAAGACCGACAAGGAAAAGTTCGACGCCGTCATCAAGGACATCCGCGACTGCCACGAGCGTGGCCAGCCGGTGCTGGTGGGCACGACCTCGATCGAGAACTCGGAGCTCATCTCCGGCCTGTTGAACAAGGCCAAACTGCCCCACCAGGTGCTGAACGCCAAGCAGCATGCCAAGGAGGCCGAGATCGTGGCTCAGGCCGGCCGGCCGGGCGTGATCACCATCGCCACCAATATGGCGGGCCGCGGCACCGACATCGTGCTCGGCGGCAATGTCGAGAACCAGATCAAGTTCCTGGAGGCCGATGCCAGCGTTCCCGAGGGCGACAAGGCTGCACGTATCCAGAAGCTGAAGGACGAATGGCAGGGCCTGCACGACAGCGTCAAGGCCCAGGGCGGCCTGCGCATCATCGCGACCGAGCGCCATGAGTCGCGGCGCATCGACAACCAGCTGCGTGGCCGTTCCGGCCGCCAGGGCGACCCGGGTTCGTCGCGCTTCTACCTGTCGCTGGACGATCCGCTGATGCGCATCTTCGCGGGCGACCGGGTCAAGGCGGTGATGGAGCGCCTGAAGATGCCCGAGGGCGAGGCCATCGAGGCCGGCATCGTCAGCCGCAGCATCGAGGGCGCGCAGCGCAAGGTCGAGGCTCGCAACTTCGACATCCGCAAGCAACTGCTCGAATACGACGACGTGTCGAACGACCAGCGCAAGGTGATCTACCAGCAGCGCAACGACATCCTCGAAGCCGGGTCGCTGGTGGCACAGATCGCCAATCTGCGTGAGAGCTCCTTGACCGATGTGGTGCGGACCTTTGTTCCCAAGGACAGCCTGGAGGAACAGTGGGATCTGCCGGCCCTGGAGCGCGTGTTGCGCGACGAGTGGCATGTCGAGGTCGATCTGCGGGCCGAGGTCGAGAAGAGCAACACCATCACCGACGATGAGATCGTCGAGAAGGTCGTCAAGGCCGGTGACGAGTTGTTCAACGGCAAGCTGGAGATCGTCGGCGTCGACCAGTTCACCCCCTTCATGCGTATGGTGCTGCTGCAGTCGATGGACCAGCACTGGCGCGACCACCTGGCCGCGCTGGACTATCTGCGCCAGGGCATTCACCTGCGTGGCTACGCCCAGAAGAATCCCAAGCAAGAGTACAAGCGCGAGGCTTTTGAGCTGTTCTCGCAATTGCTTGATGTGGTGAAGATGGAAGTCACCCGCATGCTGATGACGGTGCGCATTCAGTCCCAGGAAGAGGTGGCCAAGGCCGCCGAAGCCATCGAAGCGCGGGCCGAGAGCATCAGCAACGTCACATACACCCATCCGAACGAAGACGGCAGCGTCTCGCAGGAGGCCGAGCCGGCACGACAGGTGCCGATGGCCGGACGTAACGATCCCTGCCCCTGCGGCAGTGGCAAGAAATACAAGCTCTGCCACGGCAAGCTGAACTGA
- a CDS encoding FxDxF family PEP-CTERM protein: MNFKTTVVAAALLAASVAASAATPINLQDQGGNIWSGVFEGNAASNLFSLDLSTFASVIAVEGAVSANVTFGSGYNVTSVLFDGQSLYTADINTSKKDQWSLDLGSVTPTLHTIQVDGFSLNGGKFTASVGVQVTAVPEPETYALMLAGLAAVGFVARRRQA; the protein is encoded by the coding sequence ATGAATTTCAAGACTACTGTTGTTGCTGCCGCTCTGCTGGCCGCCTCCGTTGCCGCTTCGGCTGCCACCCCGATCAACCTGCAAGACCAAGGTGGCAACATCTGGTCTGGCGTCTTTGAAGGCAATGCTGCCTCCAATCTGTTCAGCCTCGACCTGTCGACCTTCGCCTCCGTCATCGCTGTCGAAGGTGCCGTGAGCGCCAACGTCACTTTCGGTTCGGGCTACAACGTCACTTCGGTGCTGTTTGACGGTCAGTCTCTGTACACCGCCGACATCAACACCTCGAAGAAGGACCAGTGGTCGCTGGACCTGGGTTCGGTTACCCCCACGCTGCACACCATCCAAGTGGACGGCTTCTCGCTGAATGGCGGCAAGTTCACCGCTTCGGTTGGTGTTCAAGTGACGGCAGTTCCGGAACCCGAAACCTATGCACTGATGCTGGCTGGTCTGGCCGCTGTGGGCTTTGTTGCCCGTCGCCGTCAAGCCTGA
- a CDS encoding GNAT family N-acetyltransferase has product MNADDLIRAPRRLETSRLVLESPCIAHAEAFNESLKASASSLGFIGWGRHAGDLDWARDFCARGAAFVAKGEDLIFHVFLREGGAHVGRIDLHSYDFDAPRCEIGYVGDLRFRGQGLMREAVQAVLDLGFALGLVRIHAHCDALNTRSISFIKSLGFVQEGVMRFYARNPQGELNDEVVLAFYNAPRS; this is encoded by the coding sequence TTGAACGCCGATGACCTGATTCGCGCCCCGCGCCGCCTGGAGACTTCCCGCCTGGTGCTGGAGTCGCCCTGTATCGCCCATGCCGAGGCTTTCAATGAGAGCCTGAAAGCTTCGGCGTCAAGCCTGGGGTTCATTGGCTGGGGTCGCCATGCCGGCGACCTGGACTGGGCGCGGGACTTCTGCGCACGCGGCGCCGCCTTCGTGGCCAAGGGCGAGGATCTGATCTTCCATGTGTTCCTGCGCGAGGGCGGCGCCCATGTTGGCCGCATCGATCTGCACAGCTACGACTTCGACGCACCGCGCTGCGAAATCGGCTACGTGGGGGACCTCAGATTCCGGGGCCAGGGTTTGATGCGTGAAGCGGTGCAGGCGGTGCTGGACCTGGGCTTTGCGCTGGGCCTGGTGCGCATCCATGCGCATTGCGACGCGCTGAACACGCGCTCGATCAGCTTCATCAAGAGCCTGGGTTTCGTCCAGGAGGGCGTGATGCGCTTCTATGCGCGCAATCCTCAGGGTGAGTTGAACGACGAAGTGGTTCTGGCGTTCTACAACGCCCCCCGCAGTTGA
- a CDS encoding FxDxF family PEP-CTERM protein has translation MKIKNVVASSLLALASMGAIAENHKAAVSLSSDGDGWLTADLSFTHSVAGAFVDTFTFSNFTGEALINAFSSTQATNAFADINLTSVTLNGVSFNLTKTSVGGYANGKEKARLDDTLFNGPLTLVISGVAGGNLPVGTSIAASYSATVNAIPSAVPEPETLAMFLAGMVGVVFMSRRRAA, from the coding sequence ATGAAAATCAAGAACGTCGTTGCTTCCAGCCTGCTTGCCCTGGCCTCAATGGGCGCCATCGCCGAAAACCACAAGGCCGCCGTGAGCCTCAGCTCCGATGGCGACGGTTGGCTGACCGCCGATCTTTCGTTCACGCACAGCGTGGCCGGCGCCTTCGTCGATACCTTCACGTTCAGCAATTTCACCGGCGAGGCGCTGATCAATGCCTTTTCTTCCACGCAGGCGACCAATGCCTTTGCAGACATCAATCTGACCAGCGTGACGCTCAACGGCGTGAGCTTCAATCTCACCAAGACCAGCGTCGGTGGCTATGCCAACGGCAAGGAAAAGGCCCGCCTGGACGACACCCTGTTCAATGGCCCGCTGACCCTGGTGATCAGCGGCGTGGCCGGCGGCAATCTGCCGGTGGGCACCAGCATCGCCGCCAGCTACAGCGCGACGGTCAATGCGATTCCGTCGGCCGTGCCCGAGCCCGAGACGCTGGCGATGTTCCTGGCCGGCATGGTCGGGGTTGTCTTCATGTCGCGCCGCCGCGCCGCCTGA
- a CDS encoding FxDxF family PEP-CTERM protein, with translation MQIKKLITTLPLFALLCLGTAQAAPVLSNYNVNLVTSSSGHASAGLSNSNGGVVSHMQVGEFLDIFTFTYAGKAWIDALLETQFSKSSQQITFLGANVNGIALDVLDDEIMGRTTFRTAQLLPSLANGDFVLTVHGWAGALNGVPGASATASYSGTLNVTPAHVPEPSALLLVGIGAAAAAAAMRRKRS, from the coding sequence ATGCAAATCAAGAAACTCATCACCACGCTGCCGCTGTTCGCCCTGCTATGCCTGGGCACGGCCCAAGCGGCGCCGGTGCTCAGCAACTACAACGTCAATCTGGTGACCAGCTCCAGCGGCCACGCCTCGGCCGGCCTGAGCAACAGCAATGGCGGCGTCGTCAGCCATATGCAGGTGGGCGAGTTCCTCGACATCTTCACCTTCACCTATGCGGGCAAGGCCTGGATCGACGCGCTGCTGGAGACGCAGTTCAGCAAGAGCTCGCAACAGATCACCTTTCTCGGCGCCAACGTGAACGGCATTGCGCTGGACGTCCTCGACGACGAGATCATGGGTCGCACCACCTTCCGCACGGCGCAGCTGCTGCCCTCGCTGGCGAATGGCGACTTCGTGCTGACAGTGCACGGCTGGGCCGGTGCGCTGAACGGCGTGCCGGGCGCCAGCGCCACGGCCAGCTACAGCGGCACGCTGAATGTCACGCCGGCCCATGTTCCCGAGCCCTCGGCCCTGCTGCTGGTCGGTATCGGTGCGGCTGCCGCCGCCGCGGCGATGCGCCGAAAACGCAGCTGA
- the argJ gene encoding bifunctional glutamate N-acetyltransferase/amino-acid acetyltransferase ArgJ, which translates to MPVNLLAPDPASLHPVPGVRWGVTMAGVRKANRRDLSVIALDAGASVAGVFTQNRFCAAPVQLCREHLASGAEVRALLINTGNANAGTGADGLARARATCEALAGLMGLQAQQVLPFSTGVIMESLPVDRINAGLPAALAALDANAWGLAAEGIMTTDTLPKAASRQVQIAGKTVTVTGISKGAGMIRPNMATMLGFIATDAVIAPELLQSLVTQAADQSFNRITIDGDTSTNDSFMLIATQQAGHAQIESLDSTEGQILREAVFAVARELAQAIVRDGEGATKFIAVKVSGGRDEAECKLAAYAIAHSPLVKTAFFASDPNLGRILAAVGYAGIVDLDQSLIDLYLDDVHVVHQGGRRAEYLEADGQRVMKQSEITVHVNLNRGAASTTVWTCDLSHDYVTINADYRS; encoded by the coding sequence ATGCCCGTCAATCTGCTTGCCCCCGATCCCGCTTCCCTGCATCCCGTGCCCGGCGTGAGGTGGGGGGTGACGATGGCCGGCGTGCGCAAGGCCAATCGGCGTGACCTGAGTGTGATCGCGCTCGATGCCGGCGCCAGCGTGGCCGGCGTGTTCACGCAGAACCGCTTCTGCGCCGCACCGGTGCAGTTGTGCCGCGAGCATCTGGCCTCGGGCGCTGAAGTCCGCGCGCTGCTGATCAATACCGGCAATGCCAATGCCGGCACCGGCGCCGATGGCCTGGCCCGCGCCCGTGCCACCTGCGAGGCGCTGGCCGGTCTGATGGGCCTGCAGGCGCAGCAGGTGCTGCCGTTCTCGACCGGCGTGATCATGGAGTCGCTGCCGGTGGATCGCATCAACGCCGGCCTGCCTGCCGCGCTGGCGGCGCTGGACGCGAATGCCTGGGGGCTGGCTGCCGAGGGCATCATGACCACCGACACGCTACCGAAGGCTGCCTCGCGCCAGGTGCAGATTGCCGGCAAGACCGTCACCGTCACCGGCATCAGCAAGGGCGCCGGCATGATTCGCCCGAATATGGCGACGATGCTGGGCTTCATAGCCACCGATGCAGTGATCGCCCCGGAGCTGCTGCAAAGCCTGGTGACCCAGGCGGCGGACCAATCCTTCAACCGCATCACCATCGACGGCGACACCTCGACCAACGACTCCTTCATGCTGATCGCCACCCAGCAGGCTGGCCATGCGCAGATCGAGTCACTGGACTCCACCGAGGGTCAGATCCTGCGTGAGGCAGTGTTTGCGGTGGCCCGCGAGCTGGCCCAGGCCATCGTGCGTGACGGCGAGGGCGCGACCAAGTTCATCGCCGTCAAGGTCAGCGGTGGCCGTGACGAGGCCGAATGTAAGCTGGCGGCCTATGCCATTGCCCACTCTCCGCTGGTCAAGACCGCCTTCTTCGCCAGCGATCCGAATCTGGGCCGCATCCTGGCTGCGGTGGGCTATGCCGGCATCGTCGATCTGGACCAGTCGCTGATCGATCTGTACCTGGACGATGTGCATGTGGTGCACCAGGGCGGGCGCCGGGCCGAGTATCTCGAAGCGGACGGCCAGCGGGTGATGAAGCAAAGCGAGATCACCGTCCATGTGAACCTGAACCGCGGCGCGGCCAGCACCACGGTCTGGACCTGCGACCTGAGCCACGACTACGTCACCATCAACGCCGATTACCGTAGTTAA